From the Camelus bactrianus isolate YW-2024 breed Bactrian camel chromosome 4, ASM4877302v1, whole genome shotgun sequence genome, the window CCACTCTCTCCCGCGCGCTCACACCCCTCTAGTCCTGCGCCCTCGCCGGTGCAGCGCAGCGCGGCTGCCGAACGCCCCTCCTGGGCTCACTCTGCAACGCTGACAGCGCCGGTGGTGTTCGTGGAGGTGGGAACAGAGGCGGCATCCTCCCCTCTGGTCGCGGCCGGAGCCAGGACGCCGGCGGAACCCTTCGGCGGCGCTCTCCCATGAGTTGGGATCGCAGCATCCCCTGCCAGCCTCTTACTGCCTCTGGGAGCCGCTGGACTTGTACACGGCAGCCCTTCCGGGACAGCAACTGTGACTCCCCACCAGTGCAGATTTCGGGGCAGCTTTCTAGAAACTCGCTCTAAAGACGGAACCGCCACAGCACTCAAGTACGTATGAGATTTGCTCAGTTAATTGGGAGACTTGCTAAAAAGTTGGCGCGCTGGGAAGCGAAGCTTCTGAAATTGACAACTTTGACTATGGGGTTTTCCCCCCTCgcctcctctctctgtctttgcttGCGAGCGGCCAGTGGGTTCTGATCTGAAACTTTTCCCCTGTAGCGGGCCCTCGGGGATCTCTGGAGCTCGTGGGACTCCTCCCCCCACCCGAAGAGGCGAAAAGCCTCTAACAAAGAGGAGGACCGGGATTTGTGCAGTAGCAGCTCCAGCGCTGTAATTCAGGGTATTTCGGCTCTAGTTGTCATGGTAATGATGCTctaggcggcggcggcggcggcagcggcagggaGTTACAGCTCCGGTGATGAACGGCAGTAATTTTCCTGCCTTTTAACTAGGATTGAAAATAGGGGCTCCGGTGGATCCAAGTTAATATACCTAATGGTGACTTCGAGCTGTTTGGAAGGAAGCTTgagagggaaggggctggacGGCAGCGGCCAGAGTTTGCAGGGGCGCTCCGAGGATCTCAGGAAAGAGGGAGTAATTGTAGAAATGTGGCTTATTGTGTTGAAATGAGCCTGGGGCTCCACTGGGCACGTCTGGCTGGCATCGCCGACTTGCCCGTTTGCACTTTTCCCTTCGGAGGTAATCGGGTATAATTGCTGACCCCTGTGCCCCGACACGCGTGGCGACCGTGTCTCTCTCCTCTGGGCCTTGAATCGGTACGTTAAAGGCATGTTTTACTCAACTGACAGACTTAATTCGTGATTTTGGAGAAGTTGCTGAGTGTTTTACTCTTCGTAGAAATGAAAGTTCTTGGTGGTGAGAGGAGAGCGGTTGTGCCGAGCGCAGCCTGCGGAGACTGACTTCCAAAGGCGCCTCTCGAACCTGTTGGAAGCTTGGGGCAGTCATGAGGGAGAAAGCATTTGTCCCTTGATTCCAAATTACGTTTCTGGAGattgtcttttatttattatgCCCACGTATCTTCCAGAGGGAAGAACTGCAAGGAGTTTGGTAATCAGAAATCTCGGGCTGTTATTCCAGAGCCCTAGGGTGCCAGGAGAGAGGTACAGGGCGCCGTTCAGTCATTTCATCGCGAATCCAATcctgaattttcttttcccaTGATGGAGAAATATCTAACAGAACTGAGTTGGGGAAAGGAAAAGCTGCCCAACGCGGCTACTGGgcaaaaatgaatgaagtttGAGTTTATTCGAGTTCTCTTAGCTGAAGAAAATGCCCGTAATGTGAATATCAAGGACTCCTTAGGCCATAGCGGCTCCCACACCCGCTCCCTCACCCCGCACCCACCCACCTCCTTCTCTGGGACCGTGCGCTCGCAGAAATTCTCCCCGGCGGTTTGTCTCCTCTCCCTCGGTCTTTCTGAGAatctctgtctttccctttctgtcGGTCTCTCCTCCACTCCTCCTGCCCCCGCCCAACCTCCGCCCCCGCTCCCCAGGGTTGGAAACTCCGCGGAGGAGCCCCGGTCACAATGGTGCGTTTCACGGTTTCCTCCACACACTTCACCACGGGGAGGAGAACACGGGGGTGTTCCTTTCGTCTACCCACGAGAAAGAAAGGGGCTTTGACAGAGGTAGTTATTTCTTCCTAATTTACAACCCTGAGGCTCCGTACTCCCGGCCGCAGCGGCCGCGAGCGGGAGCGGAGCAACGTGTTTCCAGGCGCAGAGGCTTTGCCTAGGTAACCGGCCGTTTCGGGGGGCGGAGTGGGGGGAGCGGAGAGAGCCGAGGAGCGCTCGGCTTGGCTGTAGGAAATGTGGTGTGGCTCTCCTTCGCAATCGCTGGGCGCTCGAGGGGAGCCCCTTCCTTGAGGAGATGCTACCTTCGCCCACCTGAGTCAGAGGCCGATCCTTGAAGAAAGACTCCGCTTGAAAGGCCCCGGGGAAGGGAAGGAATGCGGGCACCTGGAGGAGGTAGTGGGAGGTTGCTGGAGAGTCCTTTTGAAGATGCGGGAGGGACGGGAAGCGCAAGCTACAGCCGTGGAAAGATTGACCCGTGCCTGCGCTAGGGCGAGCTCAAGCTTTCTGTAGTATCAGCTGGGGCTAGGGTGACAAGGGAATCCCCCATTTCCTGGCCTTGGAGGGCTTCCAGCACCTGGGAGCTCCGATCTCCTCTTCGTTCAGGGAAGCTCTGGGCTCAGGGGCGGCGAGAGACGAAACTTACTCGACACCTGCGACCTGCGCACCCTTGAGGTTTTTTTGGATTTTGGTCGTTTGGGGACTTCCCCCCGTCCCCTCCCAGCTTTTCGATCCCTCCCCTTAGGCTGTGAGTGGGTCCGGGCAAAGGGGGCGCTATAGGCCGGAGTTTGGGGCAGTGGGATCCTTCCCCAAGGTCCGCGGAAATGCGCTCTCAGCTACAAAGTTTCACTAAGGCTTTGCGCAGAGACTTTCGCCCCGGAGTCGCTCTTGGCGCCCTCCGGAATGTGCCCCCTCCGGGTCGCCGGATGGCTCCGAGCCTCGAAGTCGCCCACCCTCTGGGATACCGCCCGCTGGGTGCAGGGGGCCTCCCTCCGCTCGCACCACCAGCCGTAAACGCCAGCCGCCTTGTGCCTTGCTTCCGCAGCGTTTCCACTGTGCCCTTTTGTTTGCTTGACCCCTGGCCCCCGAAACTCGCGGCTAATAGAAGCGAAGCTCCATTAGCATTTAGAATGAAAAGCGCAGACTTTCTTAATTCCTCGGGGCATTCATGCATTCGTTCCGGACTTTGTGCATTTCCTATGCAACGTGTAAAATTTGTAtttgaggggtgggggcgggtggaGTTGGAAAATATTTTCCGCTCGTGCACACTGACCCCGAATTCGGGCGGAACTCTTTCTTCAAGTGTTCTCCATTCTTCGATTTTCCTGACTTCGCTAGCTCGGAACCAATTGTTGGGGGCAGATACGTTAATTTCTGGGCGACGACGGGCTGCGCGTTTTTTAACCTGGGTTGGGGAACCACAAAACCTCGGCGAGCGCAGCCTTGGCTCCCCCAAGGCTCTGTGATGCTTTTTTGGCTAGGGACTCCGGACACCTTAAGCACTGCTTTCTGACTCTTGTAATTCTTTGTAATTAACGTTGCATTTCTAGAGATCCCCACAACCCCCACCCCAATACGTCCAGGCCGCGGTGACCCAGCTTTGTCCTATCCCCCGATGCCCGCAGAGTCCACTGCGGAAGAGCGCAGCCCGGCAAGCCCCAGCCCTGAGACTGGACCCTCAGCGGAGCCGGGCAGCACCGCCGCTGCTTCGCCCCGCAGGacatctccacctcctccactcTCAGCCTCCGCTGGAgagacccccagccccaccattCAGCGTGCAAGATATCCTCCAGGTAGGTCTGGCACAACCCCTTATTCCTTCCGAGCTGGGAGAGGTGGGGCGTGGAGGGGAGCCACACACCCAGCGGGCAGGTTGGTCGACTTGCCCAGCTCCAGGACAGTGAGTGACTGCTGGCCGCGAATTTCACAGCACAGGTGGCTTCCATGCACGAAGCTCTTCTGGATACCACACCCTGTTGCTACCCAGTGAAGCAGCCAGGTTAAATTAAGCGTTGTATTTCTCAAAGATATTCTTCctgagaaaaatgcaaatacacCAATAGATTAGGATCTTCTTATacatgtcttttttccccctctccttttAACGCTAATGCATTTAAGAGTTATGGGATCATTTTGAACAATACAAGAGCATTTTTGTTTGTACAAAACCCAAATCATTTGGGTGCAGACATTTGGAATGTTGAAgctcagaaagagaaaagcatttgagcTGAAAACCAAGGAGTAAACTTTAGTTGGGCAAAAGAAAGGACTGCAGATTTGGCTTGTAACACCTCTTTATGCATTTGCTAAAGGGATACCAGGTGCCTGGCCTGTGTAGGCACCAAAGATATGCAGATAAATATAACTGAGTTCCAGCAAGCTCATATTCTATTTGCTGGAAACTTCAGAAGGACACAAAGAAGAGCAATAGGTAGGGATTGGCAAAGACAAATGATAGAACAGACTAATGGAGAAATTCTAAAAGTGCCGAAGAGAGAATAGATGAAACATCAGACaatgttctttcttttaaatgactATCCTTTCATTTCACCCCAACAACCGGAAAGCAAGATAAGTATTCCTTTAACTTCAAACTAATGAGTGTTTGTAAGGCCCTGCTTGGAAAATAAAGGCTTGAACTGGCCTCTCCTCATCACTGCTTCTTCCAACAGGCCCTCATCACCTTTTTTCAAGTCAAGATTTCATCCCATACCCGCATGACTCAATCAGATTTGGAAATGTGGGTAAGAGAAAGATGTCAAAGGAAATGTGAAGTATTCACTTTTCTATTAGTCACACTTTTTACACCGCAGACTCCAAAGAGATGTTAAGCACCTGGTTTTCCTTTTGGTTCAGAAAAACCAACCACCAGAAACTGCCCATTTTACTATTCATATTTAGCcataaagaaagggaaataattaGATAAATCATCCAATAGAACCAGTAATTCTTAGGGTCTTCTCATCcagctcaacctctctgagcaaTAGTAAGCACCATGGATATCTGTTGCTTTGGGAGCTGAGAGAAACTAAATCTGTTAAGAAACTGCTTTGTTTTCTAGGAGTGCTATTTCTTCTGTTATAAGAAAACATGTAGCTAACTCACCTGTTACGATAACTGTAAACTGTTGTCATAAAGTAGCCAGTGATAAATTTTATTAGAATTGGGgaaaatatgtgtatgtagtgTATATAGTGTATATGGCAGAGAGCAGGTTTGGTGGGTGTTTTGTTGCAGCTGCTGATCTTTTTCTTTGCAGATGGTACAAACTCCCCCGAGTCCATTTCCTGGGCCTGTGTTCCCACCTCACCACCTAGCTGGCTGAAATCATCAACAGGGGTCCAGTTTGAGCAGGCTGCTAGCCCTAtttggaggagtggggagggggtgggagaaagCGACCACAACGTGTGTGGGTGGCCTCAGTTGGCACTCATAAAATATTAGAATGTCACTGGGCCAGTGAGTCCCACGTAGGacacttttttttaactaactCATAGGTTTATAAATTAAAGAGTGTGATTTGGGGGACCTCTAGCctctttccccccaaaaaaccaacagAGCATTCACTGCATTTCTTTTAGTCCTCCCAATTTGTGGCTGAGGTCACTCCAATTAATCAATAGGGctcaaaacaactttttaaaaacaccactGGACTTATAAGGGAAGACATCAAATTTCCCAGATCTGGTGGAGGACAGGGCAAGGGAGGGAAGGTGGGCACAGAGGCCCCCAGGAAGCCGGGTTTTGGCCCCTTTGACAATCTGTCAGAGATTCAACTTTCTTctcagggaaggaagagggaaaggaaggaaagaagggagggaggaggagtgggaaggaGAATGGAGCTTTAAATCTATGCTATTAGGAGGATAGGATGCCACTTCCTCTCTGTTTCCCAAATTAGAGAGCAGTGAATCCATTACTGCCTATTAGCTAGACAGAGTGCTGACTTGCTTCTGAGACCTTTTTCCCTGTCCCTGCAGATATGCCCTGCGTGCAAGCCCAGTATAGCCCTTCGCCTCCAGGTTCCAGTTATGCAGCGCAGACGTATGGCTCGGAATACACCACGGAGATCATGAATCCTGACTACGCCAAGCTGACCATGGACCTCGGCACCACGGAGATCACGGCCACTGCTACCACGTCTCTGCCTAGCTTCAGTACCTTCATGGAGGGCTACTCGAGCAACTACGAACTCAAGCCCTCCTGCCTGTACCAAATGCAGCCATCGGGGCCGCGGCCCCTGATAAAGATGGAGGAGGGCCGCGCGCACggctaccaccatcaccaccatgaccaccaccaccaccaccaccatcaccagcagcaacagcagcagccatCCATTCCGCCCCCCTCCGGCCCGGAGGACGAGGTGCTGCCCAGCACTTCCATGTACTTCAAACAGTCCCCGCCATCCACCCCGACCACGCCGGGCTTCCCGCCGCAGGCTGGGGCGCTGTGGGACGACCCGCTGCCCTCCGCGCAGGGCTGCATCGCTCCTGGCCCGCTGCTCGACCCGCCAATGAAGGCGGTGCCCTCCGTGGCCGGCGCGCGTTTCCCGCTCTTCCACTTCAAGCCCTCACCGCCGCACCCACCTGCGCCCAGCCCGGCCGGCGGCCACCACCTCGGCTACGACCCGACGGCCGCCGCCGCGCTCAGTCTGCCGCTGggagccgccgccgctgccgccgccgccgcgggcaGCCAGGCCGCAGCGCTCGAGGGCCACCCGTACGGGCTGCCGCTGGCCAAGAGGGCAGCCCCGCTGGCTTTCCCGCCGCTCGGCCTCACGGCCTCCCCCACCGCGTCCAGCCTGCTGGGCGAGAGCCCCAGCCTGCCGTCGCCGCCCAACAGGAGCTCGGCGTCCGGCGAGGGCACGTGCGCTGTGTGCGGGGACAACGCCGCCTGCCAGCACTACGGCGTGCGCACCTGCGAGGGCTGCAAGGGCTTCTTCAAGGTGAGCTCACGCCTCCTCcggcgccccctcccctccgccgCCAGCCTCCTCAACCATTCGCTCAAGTGAGCATCTAAGCGGATCCCTCCCTGTTTGAGAGGCATAATGGTTATACTGTGCGTTCCTGTAGCCTTTCCTAGCATCTTCAAACCCGCTTTCTCAGGGCTTTTTAACTTGATGTTCGTTACAGGAGACCGCCCCCGATGGACTTGAGGGGGCTGTGAACTTCCTGTCTTGGCATTACCTTATGCTCATTTTTCTGGAGGGAGCTCTCAGCAGATTCCCAAAGGGATCTGTGACCTCAGAAATGCAAACACTTCGTTGTGTTCCTCTTCTGTCCATCCAGGATATCTGAGGGATAGAGTCCGTCTGCCAGGTCTTGGATATTTgtatcttgtttaatcctcatcGTCAGAGCTGGGACAGAACTCAGATTGAATTCTGGCCACCCACTAGCTATTTTTATCAACAGCGTCTTGAAGGTTGAAATTAATTATCCttgtttcatagatgaggaaatggaggctcagagaggttattcAATTGCCCCTGGACACACACTCAGTGGGTGGAATGAAGGCACGATGCCAGCTCATGTTTGCATGACCCCAAAGGGCATGCCCTCTTCACAGCTCTGAGTTGCAGTACAGACAGAGTCAACTGGTGGATgcagtttggggcagccctccttAGAAGACAGAAGCTGGGGTCTCACCCACCCTCTCCACTTCTGTGCCACACATAGTGCCAGGTGTGGACATGCTGCAATATCTCATAGACCCAAGGGAGAATTTTACAGTGACAAGGTCTTCAGCCTTCACCTTATTTTGCccgtgaggaaactgaagctggaGAGGTGATTTAGTGGTACACGGGGAAAGTTCCAGGTGCCTTCTTCTGACTCTTGAGTTCAGTGCTCTTTTCACCACTCAGAGGAAAGAGAACTTGTCCTCTTGCTGCTCTACTTTCGCTCTTGACTCCCAGACATCTTCAGACACTTAATTCTGTGCCACCTTCCTCACTTCCCACTTCCCTGGCCATTATCCCAGGGATTTGCAAACCCACAATGTTCTCTCACAATAATCACCTCCTAGCCTCCTGTGCCAggcagggtggagggagaggggaagctgGATGCTGATTGGGTAATGGGGATTTGTAGGCCAATAGGATGTTTCTGGGAGCAAGCTGGAATTGGAGTCTGAATACTCAGATAGGAGTCCTTCATCTGCCACCTACCAATGTTATGATGTTGGCCATGACACTTtcttccaggcctcagtttccccatcagatGAATAAAATTTAGAGAAGGGCTGTGAGTGTTaaataaggtaaaatatttatgaaagcaCTTTATAATCTTTAAAGGActataaaacaataacaatagtTCACTATAAATGCAAACTacaaagtatttattaaaaaaaaaatgcatgtgtgtgcattGGTAAACACACCAACAAGCAACAGTTATTTTTGATCTGGGGATAGGAATCATGTGAGTAAATTCTGCAGATAAATGAGAAAGTGCCTGTGGAAAGATTCTGCAATAGGTTAAGTGCCATACAGGAGGTATGCAGGattataatgttttaaatgtagaaccatcagtgcttttttttttttttcctgtctttactCAAGCTTTACCAGGGTTAGTTTCAAGTAACTGCATAGCTTTAGCAGATTTGATTTTTACAGCATTTCAGTGGAAATGCTGAAGGGCAGTGAAACgggcagaaggaaaagaaatggggaaaagaaagagaaagaattaagaGAAGTACAAGTAATCCACAAATATAATCATCCCTGAATAATTGAGAGTTGGCCAAAATACAGGAGTGGTAATACATTCCTAGTCTAGAAATGTCAATTAAGTGTTCCCCAACAGCATCCTTTTTCTGCAGCAATCCCTTGAAAACAAATCTATACTTGAAAGGGTGGGGGAAGATGGGGGAGAACCACCCCACAGATCTGTTAATTAAGGGAACGGGAGCAGGTTTTACCCAGTGGCTTTCTACCATTAAattgaattcttttaaaatgtgacatGAAGTGCAGTTAATGATGGGAATTCAGTGATTGAACCATAACGATCTCTCCCTGTCCTTAAACTGTtgtgcagacacacacaaatGTGGGGAGGGTTTCAGGTTACTGGGAAAATATATACCTGAAGCAAAATGCCACCAGCACTCAAATTGGCATATGGCCTTGAAGATGATGGCAAGAAatagagttttttaaattactgcatGTTCAGTGAAAGAGCTTCATTCAGGAAACACAAGTTTCCTACCCTTACAGACTGCTGAGAATTTAAGTGCTGGAAACTTAGAAACTTGTTTGTGTTTGGggaattttgcattttaaactaAAATCACCTGCTAAAGCAGGGGAACTGTATCTggctttaaattttatataagcaGTTTagaaatgatcttttaaaatgaagttaaaagGTGATAGAGTGAAAACTGATACAAGAGGGTTGAGAATTGCTGAAAGTTAAAAAAGATAGAAGGTAAATCTAGAACTTTAGGCACAAAATAGATCACTGATCCCAAATTacctggatttctttttttttatgcagCCCAGGCTTACCAAATAAATTACAACCTTCTGCTCTATTTAGAGTTGAATAGATTCAGGTAATTTCTGAATGATTTCACCCTAAGTGGTAAATACATATCCATTtgcacaaatgtttttaattttttaaaaaatcaagcatttt encodes:
- the NR4A3 gene encoding nuclear receptor subfamily 4 group A member 3 isoform X1, with amino-acid sequence MPAESTAEERSPASPSPETGPSAEPGSTAAASPRRTSPPPPLSASAGETPSPTIQRARYPPDMPCVQAQYSPSPPGSSYAAQTYGSEYTTEIMNPDYAKLTMDLGTTEITATATTSLPSFSTFMEGYSSNYELKPSCLYQMQPSGPRPLIKMEEGRAHGYHHHHHDHHHHHHHHQQQQQQPSIPPPSGPEDEVLPSTSMYFKQSPPSTPTTPGFPPQAGALWDDPLPSAQGCIAPGPLLDPPMKAVPSVAGARFPLFHFKPSPPHPPAPSPAGGHHLGYDPTAAAALSLPLGAAAAAAAAAGSQAAALEGHPYGLPLAKRAAPLAFPPLGLTASPTASSLLGESPSLPSPPNRSSASGEGTCAVCGDNAACQHYGVRTCEGCKGFFKRTVQKNAKYVCLANKNCPVDKRRRNRCQYCRFQKCLSVGMVKEVVRTDSLKGRRGRLPSKPKSPLQQEPSQPSPPSPPICMMNALVRALTDSTPRDLDYSRYCPADQAAAGTDAEHVQQFYNLLTASIDVSRSWAEKIPGFTDLPKEDQTLLIESAFLELFVLRLSIRSNTAEDKFVFCNGLVLHRLQCLRGFGEWLDSIKDFSLSLQSLNLDIQALACLSALSMITERHGLKEPKRVEELCNKITSSLKEHQSKGQALEPAEPKVLRALVELRKICTLGLQRIFYLKLEDLVSPPSIIDKLFLDTLPF
- the NR4A3 gene encoding nuclear receptor subfamily 4 group A member 3 isoform X2 → MPCVQAQYSPSPPGSSYAAQTYGSEYTTEIMNPDYAKLTMDLGTTEITATATTSLPSFSTFMEGYSSNYELKPSCLYQMQPSGPRPLIKMEEGRAHGYHHHHHDHHHHHHHHQQQQQQPSIPPPSGPEDEVLPSTSMYFKQSPPSTPTTPGFPPQAGALWDDPLPSAQGCIAPGPLLDPPMKAVPSVAGARFPLFHFKPSPPHPPAPSPAGGHHLGYDPTAAAALSLPLGAAAAAAAAAGSQAAALEGHPYGLPLAKRAAPLAFPPLGLTASPTASSLLGESPSLPSPPNRSSASGEGTCAVCGDNAACQHYGVRTCEGCKGFFKRTVQKNAKYVCLANKNCPVDKRRRNRCQYCRFQKCLSVGMVKEVVRTDSLKGRRGRLPSKPKSPLQQEPSQPSPPSPPICMMNALVRALTDSTPRDLDYSRYCPADQAAAGTDAEHVQQFYNLLTASIDVSRSWAEKIPGFTDLPKEDQTLLIESAFLELFVLRLSIRSNTAEDKFVFCNGLVLHRLQCLRGFGEWLDSIKDFSLSLQSLNLDIQALACLSALSMITERHGLKEPKRVEELCNKITSSLKEHQSKGQALEPAEPKVLRALVELRKICTLGLQRIFYLKLEDLVSPPSIIDKLFLDTLPF